In the Ipomoea triloba cultivar NCNSP0323 chromosome 6, ASM357664v1 genome, one interval contains:
- the LOC116022978 gene encoding sodium/calcium exchanger NCL-like, producing the protein MPTYGFLPCSKAALGNIFLITVYGYLMFLAATFSSAGSELLLEILGPGINGGLYPPFLGALPDAMLILVSGLSESVASAQSRVSVGMGLQAGSTVMLLTVIWGTCVVVGKCDIQNSVAVDLKDTKGFSFTGSGVSTDVWTRYAARIMAVSVIPFVVVQLPQIFHSSSGRHLAVLSALILSLSLLIGYYVFQVFQPRIQARRIDYSKRKCFISGFLKHLRMHAFGRLFTDQGAPNFVVLREIFNTIDCNGDGQLSHSELKAYIMGVRVNETILDENEATEKLMKDFDTSNNQEIEFEEFVAGVDKWLDEVQGSRSTVPGTLEHLNDVHEQTRRDYHLLRGAWIKNDDEGIKKIKAALFSLLGTAIAAAFANPLVDAIKSFSCATNIPTFFISFIALPLATNSSKALWATIIARRKKLDTVSLTFSELYRQVTTNNVLCLPVFLALIYARGLTWDFSSEALVILIVCIVMGAFGSIRYTFPLWTAFIAFLLYPFSIALVYVLNYVFGWS; encoded by the exons ATGCCGACCTACGGATTTTTGCCCTGTAGCAAGGCGGCTCTGGGAAACATTTTCTTGATTACAGTGTACGGATACCTGATGTTCCTTGCGGCAACTTTCTCGTCGGCGGGCAGTGAGCTGTTGCTTGAGATTCTGGGTCCGGGTATCAACGGCGGTCTCTATCCACCTTTTCTCGGTGCTCTTCCGGATGCTATGCTCATTCTCG TATCTGGATTATCGGAAAGTGTTGCCTCAGCTCAGAGCCGGGTGTCTGTTGGAATGGGGTTGCAAGCTGGGTCTACTGTGATGCTTCTCACAGTGATATGGGGAACCTGTGTTGTTGTTGGCAAGTGTGACATACAAAACTCAGTTGCTGTAGACTTGAAAGACACTAAAGGATTCAGCTTCACTG GGTCTGGTGTTAGTACTGATGTATGGACTAGGTATGCTGCAAGAATCATGGCTGTCTCTGTGATCCCTTTTGTGGTCGTGCAATTGCCGCAGATCTTCCATTCTTCCTCAGGGAGACATTTGGCTGTCTTGAGTGCTCTCATACTATCACTTTCACTTCTGATTGGCTATTATGTTTTTCAG GTCTTTCAGCCTAGGATACAAGCAAGAAGAATTGATTATTCAAAGCGGAAATGTTTTATATCTGGATTTCTGAAGCATTTGAGAATGCATGCATTTGGGAGGCTTTTCACGGATCAGGGGGCCCCTAATTTTGTAGTATTGAGAGA gatttttaatacaattgatTGTAATGGGGATGGACAACTCTCGCATTCTGAATTAAAAGCCTACATCATGGGAGTCCGTGTCAATGAAACTATCCTAGACGAAAATGAGGCTACAGAGAAACTGATGAAGGATTTTGATACATCTAATAATCAGGAAATTGAGTTTGAAGAGTTTGTTGCTGGAGTTGATAAATGGCTTGATGAGGTTCAAGGTTCCAGAAGTACTGTCCCTGGAACACTTGAGCATCTTAATGATGTCCATGAG CAAACAAGAAGAGACTATCATTTACTAAGAGGTGCTTGGATTAAAAATGATGATGAGGGAATCAAGAAGATTAAGGCTGCATTATTCTCGCTTCTAGGGACTGCCATTGCTGCTGCTTTTGCCAATCCCCTGGTAGATGCCATAAAAAGTTTCTCTTGTGCCACAAATATACCAACTTTCTTCATCTCATTCATTGCGCTGCCATTGGCAACTAACTCAAGTAAGGCTCTGTGGGCAACCATCATTGCTAGAAGGAAAAAGCTAGACACTGTATCGCTGACGTTCTCTGAG TTATATAGACAAGTGACTACGAACAATGTCCTTTGCCTACCAGTGTTCCTTGCTCTCATTTATGCCAGAGGATTAACGTGGGACTTCTCATCAGAAGCGCTGGTCATTCTTATAGTCTGCATTGTCATGGGCGCCTTTGGGAGCATCCGCTATACATTCCCACTCTGGACTGCCTTCATAGCATTTTTGCTCTACCCCTTTTCCATCGCGCTTGTTTACGTGCTCAATTATGTATTTGGTTGGTCATAG
- the LOC116023032 gene encoding protein IQ-DOMAIN 1-like isoform X1: MGSGKWFRAIINLKRLKIRLSKLQSVIKNRRRYHGQQLNEDIAATRIQAAFRGYMARKALRRLRGTMRFRGILIDGCYYNQQVSATLKHIHSWSRIQSEMKARRLSMVTEGRLKQKKIQSEIKLQAKLHELEVDWSGGSETMEEVLQRIQQREEAAIKRERAMAYAFSHQWRASSSHYFGQAYYDLGKDSWGWSWTERWIAVRPWETRVEAKPVNSKKEGNQTPNLGPLKLLVSQKSPLRNVKSSAKARKLPGHNAGNQIPKETDT; the protein is encoded by the exons atgggttctgGAAAATGGTTTAGAGCAATCATCAACCTAAAGAGATTGAAGATCAGACTATCAAAG TTGCAGTCAGTAATCAAAAACAGGAGAAGATATCACGGTCAGCAGCTGAATGAAGACATTGCTGCCACGCGAATTCAAGCCGCTTTCAGGGGATATATG GCGAGAAAGGCTCTGCGTCGTCTAAGAGGGACAATGAGATTTCGGGGGATTTTGATTGATGGTTGTTACTATAACCAGCAAGTATCAGCCACTCTGAAGCATATTCATTCCTGGAGCAGAATACAGTCAGAGATGAAGGCTCGTCGCCTCTCCATGGTCACTGAAGGGAGGCTCAAGCAGAAGAAAATTCAGAGTGAAATTAAACTGCAGGCTAAGCTTCATGAACTCGAG GTGGACTGGAGTGGCGGGTCAGAAACGATGGAGGAAGTTCTTCAAAGGATACAGCAGAGGGAAGAAGCCGCAATTAAAAGGGAGAGGGCTATGGCTTATGCATTTTCTCATCAG TGGAGGGCGAGTTCGAGTCACTATTTTGGTCAAGCCTATTATGATTTGGGGAAAGATAGCTGGGGATGGAGCTGGACGGAGCGGTGGATAGCTGTTCGTCCATGGGAAACCAGGGTTGAAGCGAAGCCTGTGAATTCGAAGAAGGAAGGTAATCAAACTCCAAACTTGGGACCTCTGAAACTACTTGTTTCACAGAAATCTCCACTGAGAAATGTTAAGAGTTCTGCAAAAGCTAGAAAACTGCCTGGCCATAATGCCGGGAATCAAATCCCTAAAGAGACAGATACTTGA
- the LOC116023032 gene encoding protein IQ-DOMAIN 1-like isoform X2 yields MGSGKWFRAIINLKRLKIRLSKSVIKNRRRYHGQQLNEDIAATRIQAAFRGYMARKALRRLRGTMRFRGILIDGCYYNQQVSATLKHIHSWSRIQSEMKARRLSMVTEGRLKQKKIQSEIKLQAKLHELEVDWSGGSETMEEVLQRIQQREEAAIKRERAMAYAFSHQWRASSSHYFGQAYYDLGKDSWGWSWTERWIAVRPWETRVEAKPVNSKKEGNQTPNLGPLKLLVSQKSPLRNVKSSAKARKLPGHNAGNQIPKETDT; encoded by the exons atgggttctgGAAAATGGTTTAGAGCAATCATCAACCTAAAGAGATTGAAGATCAGACTATCAAAG TCAGTAATCAAAAACAGGAGAAGATATCACGGTCAGCAGCTGAATGAAGACATTGCTGCCACGCGAATTCAAGCCGCTTTCAGGGGATATATG GCGAGAAAGGCTCTGCGTCGTCTAAGAGGGACAATGAGATTTCGGGGGATTTTGATTGATGGTTGTTACTATAACCAGCAAGTATCAGCCACTCTGAAGCATATTCATTCCTGGAGCAGAATACAGTCAGAGATGAAGGCTCGTCGCCTCTCCATGGTCACTGAAGGGAGGCTCAAGCAGAAGAAAATTCAGAGTGAAATTAAACTGCAGGCTAAGCTTCATGAACTCGAG GTGGACTGGAGTGGCGGGTCAGAAACGATGGAGGAAGTTCTTCAAAGGATACAGCAGAGGGAAGAAGCCGCAATTAAAAGGGAGAGGGCTATGGCTTATGCATTTTCTCATCAG TGGAGGGCGAGTTCGAGTCACTATTTTGGTCAAGCCTATTATGATTTGGGGAAAGATAGCTGGGGATGGAGCTGGACGGAGCGGTGGATAGCTGTTCGTCCATGGGAAACCAGGGTTGAAGCGAAGCCTGTGAATTCGAAGAAGGAAGGTAATCAAACTCCAAACTTGGGACCTCTGAAACTACTTGTTTCACAGAAATCTCCACTGAGAAATGTTAAGAGTTCTGCAAAAGCTAGAAAACTGCCTGGCCATAATGCCGGGAATCAAATCCCTAAAGAGACAGATACTTGA
- the LOC116022102 gene encoding transcription factor TCP4-like, whose amino-acid sequence MGENQNQNQRSWSRLGVVRNGEIVEVRGGGHIVRSTGRKDRHSKVCTAKGPRDRRVRLSAHTAIQFYDVQDRLGYDRPSKAVDWLMKKAKPAIDELAQLPAWKPIIHHGENSSVVVAGPSSSSCKTVGENENHGSSFLPPTTSMDTLIKSFFPIPNSNSSANAMHFQSQDLRLSLQSFQDPTILLHHAPPASHGESQHLFAATQLGFNASEHHQRLAVWNAGIDSAAGDGERVSSGTEGYLFNSPAPAAAALYEQVVGGESHPQFLCSQRGPLQSSNTPWIRGWTEPSAAIAITAAADPTQHQTLPFYPSPLSSGLDGFSGFRIPARIQGEEEEEHDGISDKLSSASSHSCH is encoded by the coding sequence ATGGGAGAGAATCAGAATCAAAATCAGCGGAGTTGGTCGAGATTGGGAGTTGTTCGGAACGGGGAGATAGTGGAAGTGCGAGGCGGCGGGCACATTGTGCGGTCAACGGGAAGAAAAGACCGTCACAGTAAGGTTTGCACGGCGAAAGGGCCAAGGGACCGCCGCGTTCGCCTCTCCGCTCACACCGCAATTCAATTCTACGACGTACAGGACCGCCTTGGCTATGACCGGCCCAGCAAGGCCGTGGATTGGCTGATGAAGAAGGCCAAGCCCGCCATTGATGAGCTGGCTCAACTTCCCGCCTGGAAACCCATCATCCACCACGGCGAGAATAGTAGTGTTGTTGTTGCAGGGCCGTCTTCTTCTTCGTGTAAAACAGTGGGGGAGAATGAGAATCATGGGTCCAGCTTTTTGCCGCCCACGACTTCCATGGATACATTAATAAAGAGCTTCTTCCCCATCCCTAATTCTAATTCTTCTGCTAATGCTATGCACTTTCAAAGCCAAGATTTAAGGCTGTCTTTACAGTCTTTCCAAGATCCTACTATCCTGCTCCACCACGCGCCGCCGGCTAGCCATGGAGAATCACAACACCTTTTCGCCGCTACTCAGCTTGGGTTCAATGCTTCTGAGCATCACCAGAGACTAGCGGTATGGAATGCCGGCATAGACTCCGCCGCCGGCGACGGTGAGAGAGTATCTTCCGGAACAGAGGGATACTTATTCAATTCACCGGcaccggcggcggcggcgttgTATGAGCAGGTGGTGGGTGGAGAGAGCCACCCCCAGTTTTTATGTTCACAGAGGGGACCCCTTCAGTCCAGCAACACACCTTGGATTCGTGGTTGGACGGAACCATCGGCGGCGATAGCCATAACAGCCGCCGCTGATCCCACCCAGCACCAAACGCTACCTTTTTATCCGTCGCCGCTATCCTCCGGATTAGACGGATTCTCAGGTTTCCGCATCCCTGCGCGAATCCAaggtgaagaagaagaggagcaCGATGGCATTTCCGACAAGCTATCCTCTGCTTCCTCTCACTCTTGCCATTGA
- the LOC116021734 gene encoding uncharacterized protein LOC116021734 isoform X1, whose translation MAMAQEEHAQKYSNSNSGGGGHGSRSSKKMKPKKVPQRGLGVAQLEKIRLEEQHRKDAALLAASVLPPTFRPHLSSSSSMALPPPSPTDLAPPNSAFIRPLQSPCVSKIDAFQPYSNVSFSKPLNVGGVDRSWPSMIVPGNHNWPKLSNGEYNLKVENQRFDHHGVGFQPNLNLPVESQTPVLPLPCVLQRSQQCQRPSSSSMVNVSTGISSSSALNYQMEPPSNQNYCGNNYTPLWPEEVKQMVGIKRPYPFSPEYPPLPAFRCKFPPGYMPSVSKTNESASSSTGCTFNVEPSNLPTREGPSNSDSMSESNPRRLTRENDGFGGDFLTLAPPAAASSLHLDPRYHRSFGNSAHLHLETSNQGGSEELVQRSGLSRSDQPLVYTFFPSANLHTGHKATPKSSYKGEASGGVDLNLKL comes from the exons ATGGCAATGGCTCAAGAAGAGCATGCCCAAAAGTATAGCAATAGTaatagtggtggtggtgggcaTGGCAGTAGATCTTCCAAGAAGATGAAGCCAAAAAAAGTCCCACAGAGAGGGCTAGGTGTTGCTCAGCTTGAAAAGATCAGATTAGAAGAGCAGCATAGAAAAGATGCAGCTTTACTAGCAGCCAGTGTTTTGCCTCCCACTTTTAGGCCTCAcctttcttcgtcttcttcaatgGCTTTGCCACCGCCATCACCCACTGATCTAGCTCCACCGAATTCCGCCTTTATTAGGCCACTCCAATCCCCTTGTGTTTCAAAGATCGATGCTTTCCAGCCTTACTCCAATGTGTCGTTTTCAAAGCCTTTGAATGTGGGAGGTGTCGATAGGAGTTGGCCAAGTATGATTGTTCCCGGGAATCATAATTGGCCTAAATTGTCTAATGGTGAATACAATCTTAAAGTAGAGAACCAGAGGTTTGATCACCATGGTGTCGGTTTTCAGCCGAACTTAAATTTGCCCGTTGAATCACAAACCCCGGTTTTGCCTCTCCCCTGTGTATTGCAAAGATCACAACAATGCCAACGCCCTTCCTCTTCATCAATG GTGAACGTCTCAACAGGGATTTCATCATCATCTGCTCTGAATTATCAGATGGAGCCCCCTTCAAACCAAAATTATTGTGGCAACAATTATACACCCCTGTGGCCGGAGGAAGTGAAG CAGATGGTTGGCATTAAGAGGCCATATCCCTTCTCCCCCGAGTATCCACCGCTGCCTGCATTTCGTTGCAAATTTCCTCCGGGCTATATGCCTTCTGTTTCTAAAACAAACGAGTCTGCTTCCAGCAGTACTGGTTGCACGTTTAATGTAGAACCGTCCAATCTTCCAACGAG AGAAGGTCCGTCAAACTCAGATTCTATGTCTGAGTCCAACCCACGGAGACTTACCAGAGAGAATGATGGTTTCGGTGGAGATTTCCTCACACTGGCCCCTCCAGCAGCAGCTTCTTCACTGCATTTAGATCCAAGATACCATCGTTCATTTGGCAATTCAGCCCATCTTCATCTCGAAACATCTAATCAG GGAGGTAGCGAAGAGCTCGTTCAACGCTCAGGATTAAGCCGATCGGATCAACCACTCGTCTACACCTTTTTTCCATCGGCTAACTTACATACCGGGCACAAAGCTACCCCTAAAAGCAGCTACAAGGGTGAAGCAAGCGGAGGCGTCGATCTAAACCTGAAGTTATAG
- the LOC116021734 gene encoding uncharacterized protein LOC116021734 isoform X2, translating into MAMAQEEHAQKYSNSNSGGGGHGSRSSKKMKPKKVPQRGLGVAQLEKIRLEEQHRKDAALLAASVLPPTFRPHLSSSSSMALPPPSPTDLAPPNSAFIRPLQSPCVSKIDAFQPYSNVSFSKPLNVGGVDRSWPSMIVPGNHNWPKLSNGEYNLKVENQRFDHHGVGFQPNLNLPVESQTPVLPLPCVLQRSQQCQRPSSSSMVNVSTGISSSSALNYQMEPPSNQNYCGNNYTPLWPEEVKMVGIKRPYPFSPEYPPLPAFRCKFPPGYMPSVSKTNESASSSTGCTFNVEPSNLPTREGPSNSDSMSESNPRRLTRENDGFGGDFLTLAPPAAASSLHLDPRYHRSFGNSAHLHLETSNQGGSEELVQRSGLSRSDQPLVYTFFPSANLHTGHKATPKSSYKGEASGGVDLNLKL; encoded by the exons ATGGCAATGGCTCAAGAAGAGCATGCCCAAAAGTATAGCAATAGTaatagtggtggtggtgggcaTGGCAGTAGATCTTCCAAGAAGATGAAGCCAAAAAAAGTCCCACAGAGAGGGCTAGGTGTTGCTCAGCTTGAAAAGATCAGATTAGAAGAGCAGCATAGAAAAGATGCAGCTTTACTAGCAGCCAGTGTTTTGCCTCCCACTTTTAGGCCTCAcctttcttcgtcttcttcaatgGCTTTGCCACCGCCATCACCCACTGATCTAGCTCCACCGAATTCCGCCTTTATTAGGCCACTCCAATCCCCTTGTGTTTCAAAGATCGATGCTTTCCAGCCTTACTCCAATGTGTCGTTTTCAAAGCCTTTGAATGTGGGAGGTGTCGATAGGAGTTGGCCAAGTATGATTGTTCCCGGGAATCATAATTGGCCTAAATTGTCTAATGGTGAATACAATCTTAAAGTAGAGAACCAGAGGTTTGATCACCATGGTGTCGGTTTTCAGCCGAACTTAAATTTGCCCGTTGAATCACAAACCCCGGTTTTGCCTCTCCCCTGTGTATTGCAAAGATCACAACAATGCCAACGCCCTTCCTCTTCATCAATG GTGAACGTCTCAACAGGGATTTCATCATCATCTGCTCTGAATTATCAGATGGAGCCCCCTTCAAACCAAAATTATTGTGGCAACAATTATACACCCCTGTGGCCGGAGGAAGTGAAG ATGGTTGGCATTAAGAGGCCATATCCCTTCTCCCCCGAGTATCCACCGCTGCCTGCATTTCGTTGCAAATTTCCTCCGGGCTATATGCCTTCTGTTTCTAAAACAAACGAGTCTGCTTCCAGCAGTACTGGTTGCACGTTTAATGTAGAACCGTCCAATCTTCCAACGAG AGAAGGTCCGTCAAACTCAGATTCTATGTCTGAGTCCAACCCACGGAGACTTACCAGAGAGAATGATGGTTTCGGTGGAGATTTCCTCACACTGGCCCCTCCAGCAGCAGCTTCTTCACTGCATTTAGATCCAAGATACCATCGTTCATTTGGCAATTCAGCCCATCTTCATCTCGAAACATCTAATCAG GGAGGTAGCGAAGAGCTCGTTCAACGCTCAGGATTAAGCCGATCGGATCAACCACTCGTCTACACCTTTTTTCCATCGGCTAACTTACATACCGGGCACAAAGCTACCCCTAAAAGCAGCTACAAGGGTGAAGCAAGCGGAGGCGTCGATCTAAACCTGAAGTTATAG